From Mytilus galloprovincialis chromosome 9, xbMytGall1.hap1.1, whole genome shotgun sequence, the proteins below share one genomic window:
- the LOC143045180 gene encoding uncharacterized protein LOC143045180, with translation MNMLFTVPILLTFCLSCVDGLTCLSCNGVADINDCLSTAATCQNSNEECYLDKTILPNLLAVFSAGCRSKQVCDLFAAASAGKRETSRTKRTTVACAECCTTSSNNSTGIPCNGYLCNQKPKTDITTCGVCDKVADPTLCSVIQDCPPNEVCTSELMFANNQLVHRLGCERKDVCDVTLKGYKYAHPGQYIGPKRKRVDGEIVICSSCCDTRTCNMADCKALINIQPCYNKTLCG, from the exons ATGAACATGCTTTTCACAG ttcctATTCTGTTAACGTTTTGTTTGTCATGTGTCGACG GTTTAACCTGTTTATCGTGTAATGGTGTTGCTGATATCAACGACTGTCTTTCGACTGCGGCAACATGTCAAAATAGTAACGAG GAGTGTTATCTCGACAAAACAATTCTGCCGAATCTCCTAGCTGTGTTTTCTGCCGGTTGCAGATCTAAACAG GTTTGTGATTTATTTGCTGCCGCTAGTGCTGGGAAAAGAGAAACTTCAAGGACAAAGAGAACAACCGTGGCCTGCGCCGAGTGCTGTACGACAAGCTCAAATAATTCAACAGGAATACCGTGTAATGGCTATCTGTGTAATCAAA AACCAAAAACTGATATAACAACTTGTGGTGTGTGCGATAAAGTTGCGGACCCAACACTATGTTCTGTTATACAGGACTGTCCACCAAATGAA GTGTGCACATCAGAATTAATGTTTGCAAATAATCAACTTGTACACAGACTTGGATGTGAGAGAAAAGAT GTTTGCGATGTTACATTGAAAGGTTACAAGTACGCACATCCTGGACAATATATTGGTCCTAAGCGCAAAAGAGTAGATGGGGAAATAGTTATTTGTTCTTCTTGTTGTGATACACGTACCTGTAATATGGCAGATTGTAAAGCATTGATAAACA TACAGCCATGCTACAATAAAACCCTATGTGGCTGA